Genomic segment of Paenibacillus polymyxa:
ACTAGAATCATTTTTCACAGAAAATATGTAAATGGATATTGCATTGATGTAAACCGGAAGAGCTCGAGAGAAGAACCGGTCTCTAAAAGGAGATTTTATTTTTTTTGAAGAAGAAATATTTAGATGTGATTATCTATTTTACACTGCGGCGGCGGTCATTTTGACCGCCGTTTCTAATACAATAAAGATCTACAATTCGCATCAACTTAATCTGGAATAATTAAGTTTTAATTTTATAGAGCGTGCCATACATGTTTGTGTCGCCTCGAAAAGTACATTGAGTAAGTTTGTAAAAAAATAGAATAAAAAGCGAATAGGTGTGATTGAATCAGGTGGCACGAAATTCATATGCGGGGTAGGCAATGAAAAAAGTCAGAAAAAAAGCGCTTCAAAAAATAATTGAAACGTTTCCAACTTAGTGCTATTATAATTCCCATAAGAGAGATGGGGGGGTTAAATGCCAAGTATTAGAGATGTAGCTAAGATAGCTGGTGTTGCTGTGGGAACGGTGTCCCGAGTTATTAATAACTCGGGCTCTGTAAAACCAGATACACGAAGGAAAGTGGAGAAAGCTATACAAGAACTCAATTATTTTCCTAATGAAGTCGCTCGAAATTTTAAAATGAGGAAATCCAAGATGGTAGCCTTGCTGCTTCCAAGTATCTGGCATCCTTTTTTTTCTGAACTAGCTTATTACATTGAGGATGAGTTGGATCGGGAAGGCTTTAAGCTCATGTTATGTAATAGCGGCGGCAAGCCAGAAAAGGAACTGTATTACCTGGATATGCTACGGCAAAACAAAGTGGCTGGTATTGTCGGCATTACTTACAATGATATAGAAAATAGCGTAAGCAATGACATTCCGATTCTAAGTATTGACAGACATTTCAACAAAAAAATCACTTGTGTAACCTCAGATAATTATGAGGGAGGCCGTCTAGCTTTGAGGGAACTTGTTAAAGCAGGGGCCCAGAAACCGGCTTTTATGGGAAGTGTAACTTCCGTTTTTAGTGAAACCATGAATCGAAGAAAAGGTTTCATTGATGAGGCGAAAAAATTAGGTGTAGACTATGTTGTATACGAGAAACCAGATCCTATTGTGGACGACGAAGCCTATTTTGGCGAATTTCTATCTAAGCATCAGGATGTGGACGGCATTTTCGCTATTACCGATATGTTTGCCGCCAAATATATAGAAAGAGCAGGTAGGCAGGGGATTCGTATTCCAGAGGATGTAAAGGTCATCGGTTACGACGGCATTCAGGATCATCGTTATTTTCATCCGATATTGTCTACAATCAGGCAGCCAGTGGAGGAGATGGCACGTTTGACAATCAGACTACTGTATCAAAAGATCGATGGTATAACTTTAGATCAGCAAGTGTATCGTCTCCCCGTTATCTTCAGACAAGGCGAAACTACATGATTTTATTGTAAAGATATTAGCTCGTAAAGTCGGATCACAGTCTGGATATGCAAACTTGACTTTCTCTTATAGAAAATTGGAAACGTTTCATTTGACAATCAGACTACTCTGTTAAAAGATCGAAGGAATAAGTTTGAATCAGCAAATGTATCGTCTCCCGTTATCTTAGGCAAGTTTTTTACATTGGAAAAACTTCAGCTCATTCGGTGGATTTATGGTATGGATCACCGACTGACGTTTTTCTTATAATAAATTGGAAACGTTTCAAAAATGAAAATATCCTTTTACAAGAAAGGGAGTGTAATGGTGAATTCAAGAACTAGTGAGTTGGATCATTCCACGATCAAGCCAAATCGCAAAATATGGAACCAGATCAAACGTGACTATGAACTGTATCTGTTTTTGCTGCCAATCATTATTATTTATCTCGTATTTAAGTACTATCCGATGTATGGAATACAAATTGCTTTTAAGGATTTTTCACCAAGTCGGGGGATCTGGGGAAGCGAGTGGGTAGGCTTTAAGCACTTTATTGATTTTTTCGATTCCTATAACTTCTGGACGATTATGACGAATACACTTACACTCAGTGTTCTATCGCTTGTGTTTAGCTTCCCAGCTCCGATTATTATAGCGATTATGTTGAATCAGATGTTGGCCAAAAGATACAAGAAAATTGTACAAACTGTAATTTACGCACCACACTTTATTTCTACCGTAGTGCTCGTCGGTATGCTTAATGTTTTTCTGTCTCCAAACAGCGGAATCGTGAATCACATCATCACCTTGTTCGGAGGAGACCCCATTATGTTTTTGGCCGACGAAGGTTGGTTCCGTCCTTTGTATATTTTATCAGGGGTTTGGCAAGAGACAGGTTTTGCTACCATCATTTACCTTGCTGCGCTGGCAGGGGTCAATCCAGAATTGCATGAAGCCGCGATAATGGATGGAGCAAGCAAATGGAAGCGCGTAATGCATGTGGATATTCCAAGCATTTTGCCGACGATCGTCATCTTATTGATTCTCGCACTCGGTAACATTATGGGCATCGGTTTTGAAAAGGCTTTCCTTATGCAGAACGATTTGAATTATGCCACTTCCAATATCATTCCGACCTATGTTTATGAAATCGGGATTCAAAAGGCACAATACAGCTTTTCTACGGCAATTGGACTGTTTAATTCAGTGGTAAATATTATCCTGATAATCACCGTCAACCGGATCGCCAAGAAGTTGACTGAAACCAGCCTGTGGTAAGGGGGAGTTCATTTTGAATCAATTATTAAAGAGAAAAAGCAAGGGAGACATGTGGTTTGACATCGTCAACTACTTCATGTTGACCATAGTTATGCTGCTTGTATTATTCCCGTTGTATTTTGTGCTGATTGCTTCACTTAGTGACCCCAATCTCATCTACTCAGGAGAAGTATGGTTTTTTCCAAAGGGTTTTACGCTGGATGGATACGGGCGGATATTCAGTGATTCATCTATATGGATTGGTTATGCCAACTCGATTTTATATGCGGGTCTAGGAACATTAATCGGAGTAGCCGTGACCGTATGTGCAGCTTACCCGTTAGCTCGTAAAGGACTGGCGGGAAAATCGGCGATTATGTGGTTTTTACTGATCTCCATGTTTTTTAGTGGAGGACTGATCCCAACCTATTTGCTGATAAAAGATCTTCACATGCTGAATACGATCTGGGCACTTGTTATTCCTGGAGCGGGAGGTGTGTTCAATGTCATTATCGTAAGGACTTTTTTTCAGTCGACCATCCCAGATGAAATGTGGGAAGCAGCTTCGATCGATGGTTGTTCCAATACCAGATTTTTTTGGAGCATTGTATTGCCTTTGTCTAAGTCCGTTATAGCCGTAATGGTACTATATCATGTTGTCGGCTTCTGGAATGGTTTCTTTGACGCTTTGATCTACTTGAACGACGAAAACAAGTATCCGTTGCAACTGGTTCTGCGCAACATTCTTGTCCAGAATCAGGCCAACTCGGGCATGATGATAGACGTGGAATCTTACGCAGCGAAGATGCGCGTTACAGAGCTTATCAAATATGGTGTCATCATGGTATCCAGTCTACCGTTGCTGATTTTGTATCCTTTCCTGCAAAAATACTTTGTTAAAGGCGTGATGATCGGCTCGATCAAAGGCTAACATTGTCATGGTGCCTGAAAGGGGTGATGTGCAACAGAAACGATAAGTCCATCATCCAGACAACTATATAAGAAGAGCAACGAAATTTTCAGCTTGTGGAATGATCTAACAGGAGGTTGTGTACGATGAAATCGTTATTCAAAAGTGCTGGGCTTCTAGTGCTGGCCGGAGTGTTTGCGCTTAGCGGATGTTCGGGAGGCGGCGAGTCAAAAAATCAGGCGGTAAACCCGGATCAGGATGCGAATTTTAATAAAACCGGCCTTCCGATTGTTAAAGAAGCGGTGACATTAAAGATGGTATCCCCGAAAGCTGCTTTAGCGCCGGATTACTCGAAAATGGAAATTTTTAAGCGGCTGGAAAAACAAACAAACGTAAAGATTGACTGGGAAAACATTCCAGACGCTGACTTTGCAGAGAAGAAAAATTTGTTGTTGGCCAGCGGAGATTTGCCAGACGCATTTTACGGAGCCGGATTCACAGATTACGATCTAATCAATTATGGTAAAGACGGAACCATTATTCCGCTGGAGGATTTAATTGATAAATATGCGCCTAATTTGAAAGCGCTTCTCGATCGTCGGCCTGACATTAAACTAGCCATCACAGCACCAGACGGTCACATCTATGGGCTGCCGTCGTGGGAAGAGAATAAGCTCGATACCAACCCCTTCTTTCACGTCATCAATAAAAATTGGCTCGATAAACTGGGCTTAAAAGTACCTCAAACGCTGGACGAATACACGCAGGCTTTGATTGCCTTTAAAACGAAGGACCCGAACGGCAATGGCAAGGCTGATGAAATCCCATTAAGCTTTATGCACATGCAGTGGTGTAGTGACATTGCTGGCATATTCGGAGCTTTCGGTATTCCGGATAATTTGGAACATCGGATCGTCCGCGAAGGTAAAGTGATCTTTACCGCTTCGCAACCTCAATATAAGGAAGCATTAAAATATATTCATGATAACTGGTATAAGCAGGGGCTGATTGACCCTGAATCGTTCACCCAGGATGCCGCTCAGTATTTAGCAAAAGGCAAAACACCAGATGAAACGCTCGGCTCCTACGTTTGGTGGGAAGTCGAAGAAGTTGTCGGACCGGAGCGTAGTAAGGATTATGCTCTGCTGCCCCCGCTTAAAGGCCCAAATGGAGATCAAATGATTGGTCGCAACAACGGCGGAGGACCGGGACGAGGTAGCTTCGTGATTACAAAGGAGAACCGTTATCCGGCAATGACGATGCGTTGGATCGATCAACAGTATGACCCTTACATGGCGGCTCAAATTCACTGGGGTCCGTTGGATGTCGTATTCAAGAAGGACGAAAAAGGAAAATTGGTGAACCTGGCGCTTCCCAAAGGAGTCTCCGCAGGTGAATTCCGTCAAAAAGTGGCTCCAGGCACAGGAAATCCGGGCGTCATTACTTTCGATGACTTCGGAAAAGTTGTTGATATGGAACCCCGAGCTCAGAAGCGTGCTGAGTATTTGGAAAAATATTACACTAAATATATGAAAAAGGAAAACTATCCGAGCATCTTCTTTGAACCGGATGAACTAGATAAAATTAATCGGATCGAGCCAGAACTTATTAAATATGTAAATACCCAAAGAGGCAAGTTCATCGTCGATGGCGAGGTAGATGAAAAGTGGGACAGCTATGTGAAGACACTCGAGAAGATGGGGCTGAACGAATTAATGGAGATCTATCAAAAAGGGCTGGACCGATATAATGCAAATTTAAAAAATAAATAATCAAACGATAGGTGGGGAGAAAACTGTGCTTGATGTAATAACCATTGGGGAAGTATTGATAGACTTTACGCCATCAGGTCGTACCGCGAGAGGCAACGAGCAGTTTGAATGTAATCCTGGAGGGGCTCCGGCTAACGTAGCAGCTGCTCTATCCCGTTTAGGAACTAGAGCGACATTGATTAGCAAAGTTGGGGATGATCAATTCGGTTCCTTGCTGCACGATACCTTGATGAACGTCGGCATCGACGTGTCTGGGCTTTCGTTTACAGATGAAGCCAATACAACGCTGGCATTTGTCCATCTGGATGACAACGGAGACCGATCGTTCAGCTTCTACCGGAAACCAGGAGCGGATACATACTTGCGCACGCAGGATGTCCCGTTCGATAGGATTGAAAACTGCCATGCACTGCACTTTGGTTCTTTGTCGATGACCCATGAGCCGGCCCGTACGGCAACAAGAGCGGCAGTTGTGAAGGCTAAAGAGGCAGGAGTCCTGCTTTCATTCGATCCAAATATCCGGTTTGCTTTATGGGAGAGCAAAGAGGAAGCGAAACAGAATATCCTTTGGGGCATGAAGTATGCCGACATCCTGAAAATATCGGAAGATGAGCTCCACTTTATAACGGGTAAAACTGATGTGGAAAAAGGCTCGCTAGAGCTGCAACAGCAATTCGGCATCGCCGGGATCTTCGTAACTTTAGCGGAAAAAGGCTGCTATTACCGATTAGCGGGTCATGACGGATATGTGCCGGGTTTTCAAGTAGAGGCCATTGATACGACAGGAGCCGGCGACGCTTTTCTGGGCTGCTTGTTATATAAGATACTGAAAGCCGGTGTTTCTTTGAATCAGCTGACCAAACAGCAAATCATCAGCATGCTAACTTTT
This window contains:
- a CDS encoding LacI family DNA-binding transcriptional regulator encodes the protein MPSIRDVAKIAGVAVGTVSRVINNSGSVKPDTRRKVEKAIQELNYFPNEVARNFKMRKSKMVALLLPSIWHPFFSELAYYIEDELDREGFKLMLCNSGGKPEKELYYLDMLRQNKVAGIVGITYNDIENSVSNDIPILSIDRHFNKKITCVTSDNYEGGRLALRELVKAGAQKPAFMGSVTSVFSETMNRRKGFIDEAKKLGVDYVVYEKPDPIVDDEAYFGEFLSKHQDVDGIFAITDMFAAKYIERAGRQGIRIPEDVKVIGYDGIQDHRYFHPILSTIRQPVEEMARLTIRLLYQKIDGITLDQQVYRLPVIFRQGETT
- a CDS encoding ABC transporter permease — protein: MVNSRTSELDHSTIKPNRKIWNQIKRDYELYLFLLPIIIIYLVFKYYPMYGIQIAFKDFSPSRGIWGSEWVGFKHFIDFFDSYNFWTIMTNTLTLSVLSLVFSFPAPIIIAIMLNQMLAKRYKKIVQTVIYAPHFISTVVLVGMLNVFLSPNSGIVNHIITLFGGDPIMFLADEGWFRPLYILSGVWQETGFATIIYLAALAGVNPELHEAAIMDGASKWKRVMHVDIPSILPTIVILLILALGNIMGIGFEKAFLMQNDLNYATSNIIPTYVYEIGIQKAQYSFSTAIGLFNSVVNIILIITVNRIAKKLTETSLW
- a CDS encoding carbohydrate ABC transporter permease, which translates into the protein MNQLLKRKSKGDMWFDIVNYFMLTIVMLLVLFPLYFVLIASLSDPNLIYSGEVWFFPKGFTLDGYGRIFSDSSIWIGYANSILYAGLGTLIGVAVTVCAAYPLARKGLAGKSAIMWFLLISMFFSGGLIPTYLLIKDLHMLNTIWALVIPGAGGVFNVIIVRTFFQSTIPDEMWEAASIDGCSNTRFFWSIVLPLSKSVIAVMVLYHVVGFWNGFFDALIYLNDENKYPLQLVLRNILVQNQANSGMMIDVESYAAKMRVTELIKYGVIMVSSLPLLILYPFLQKYFVKGVMIGSIKG
- a CDS encoding ABC transporter substrate-binding protein, translating into MKSLFKSAGLLVLAGVFALSGCSGGGESKNQAVNPDQDANFNKTGLPIVKEAVTLKMVSPKAALAPDYSKMEIFKRLEKQTNVKIDWENIPDADFAEKKNLLLASGDLPDAFYGAGFTDYDLINYGKDGTIIPLEDLIDKYAPNLKALLDRRPDIKLAITAPDGHIYGLPSWEENKLDTNPFFHVINKNWLDKLGLKVPQTLDEYTQALIAFKTKDPNGNGKADEIPLSFMHMQWCSDIAGIFGAFGIPDNLEHRIVREGKVIFTASQPQYKEALKYIHDNWYKQGLIDPESFTQDAAQYLAKGKTPDETLGSYVWWEVEEVVGPERSKDYALLPPLKGPNGDQMIGRNNGGGPGRGSFVITKENRYPAMTMRWIDQQYDPYMAAQIHWGPLDVVFKKDEKGKLVNLALPKGVSAGEFRQKVAPGTGNPGVITFDDFGKVVDMEPRAQKRAEYLEKYYTKYMKKENYPSIFFEPDELDKINRIEPELIKYVNTQRGKFIVDGEVDEKWDSYVKTLEKMGLNELMEIYQKGLDRYNANLKNK